GTGCTCGCGCGCACCGGAACCGAGTACCAGGATCTTCACGCCCCCACCCTATCGACGCCGACCCCGCCGGTCCGGGCCCCTGGGGGCGCCGGCGGGCGCGGCGCATCCGCGTCCCGGGACGGCGGGCGGAGGCCGGGCGGAGGGTGGGAGGCCGACCCGCCGCGGGTACGGCGCGGGTCGGCTCCCTGCCCTCTCCGGCGTTCTTCGGGTCCGCCGGCGGGCACATCGTCCCTGCCCTCCCGAGGCCGGGGGAGGCCGCGGGAGGGAGGACGTCCTGCCGTGCCGGGCGGGTCGTGTCACCGCGGGGCACTTCCATACACGGTAATGGATGTCCCCCAAAGCGCGGACGCGGGGCGACGCCCCATTAGGAGGGGCGCGGCGACGCCGGACGGGCTGGCCGACCCCGCCGCTCTGGCATCCTGGGACGATGGCCAAGGCGCGCATCCACCCCACCGTCGGACAGCCCGCCGTGCGGGCCGCGCTCGCCAAGGGCGCCGACGCCGACCGGGAGACGCGGGCCACCGCGGTCCGCTTCCTGCTGCAGTCGCTCGCGGATCTCGCACCCGGCGGCACCGTCGAGGTGCGCGTCCCGCCGTTCGGCGCCGTCCAGTGCATCGAGGGCCCGGGCCACACGCGCGGCACGCCCCCGAACGTCATCGAGACCGACCCCGCCACGTGGATCGCGCTCGCGACGGGCGGCACGACCTGGGACGCGGGCGTCGAGGCGGGTGCCGTGCGCGCGTCCGGGCTCCGCGCCGACCTCCGCGGCCTCCTCCCCGTGCCGTGGGAGCTCCCGGCCGACCGCTGAGCGCCCGCCGGCGCGTCCGCGGTTCGTCGCGCGTCGGCGGCGCGGGGGATGATGGACGCATGACCGACGCCCGACCCCAGCCCGACGACGAGCGCCGTACCGAGGTCCTCGTGCGGCGGTCCCCCCGCTACTTCCGCTTCATGGGCGTCGGCGCGGTGCTCGGGATCATCGTGGCGATGGTCCTCACGCTCACGTTCCCGCCGAACCCGGAGTTCTCCGAGGCCCAGGTGCTCGCGTTCCTGGCGCTGTTCGCGGTCGTCCTCTTCGGCGGGCTGGCCGCGCTCATCGCGCTCGCGCTGGACCGCGCGGCCTCGCGCCGATCCCGCGTCCTCACGGCCGAGCGCGAGCGGGGCGAGCCGGGCGCCTGATCCGGCACCCGCCCGCCGGGCGGCCATCCGCCGGTCGCGCTCGCGCCGCGATCAGCTGAGCTGCGTGCGCTCCAGCCAGGACAGGTACTCCGGCGTCACATTGCCGGTGATGTACTCGCCCGTGAAGCAGCTCATCTCGAGGTCCTCCACGCCGGTGGATCCCTCGAGGATCGCGTCGCGCATGTCCGCGACCTCCTGGTAGATGAGGTGGTCCGCGCCCAGCTCGGTCGCGATCTCGGGGATCTTCCGCCCGTGGGCGATGAGCTCCTGCCGCGACGGCATGTTGATCCCGTACACGTGCGGGTAGCGCACCGGCGGGGCGGCGGAGGTGAACGTCACCTTGTTGGCGCCGGCCTGGCGGGCCATGGTGACGATCTCGCGGCTCGTCGTGCCGCGCACGATGGAGTCGTCGACGATGAGGATGTTCTTGCCCTGGAACTCCGAGCTCATCGCGTTGAGCTTCTGTCGCACCGACTTCTTGCGCTGCGCCTGCCCCGGCATGATGAACGTCCGCCCGACGTAGCGGTTCTTGTAGAAGCCCTCGCGGTACTCGATGCCGAGCGTCTGCGCGACCTGCATGGCCGACGGCCGGGACGAGTCGGGGATGGGCATGACCACGTCGATGTCGCCCGCCGGGCTGTGCTCCGCGATGGTCGCCGCGAGCCGGTTGCCCATGCGCAGGCGCGCGTCGTACACGCCGATGCCGGACATGACCGAGTCGGGTCGCGCGAGGTACACGAACTCGAAGGCGCAGGGGATGAGGCGCGGCGCCGGGTGGCACTGGCGCGCGTGCATCTCGCCGTCCATGGTGATGAAGACGGCCTCGCCGGGCGCCACGTCGCGCACGATCTCGTAGCCGAGCGACTCCATGACGAGCGACTCGCTCGCCACGACCCACTCCATCCTGCCGCCCTCGAGCTCGCGACGGCCGAGGGTGAGCGGGCGGATCCCGAACGGGTCGCGGAACGCGAGCATCCCGTGCCCGGCGATCATCGCGATGGACGCGTACGAGCCCTGCACGCGCTCGTGCACGCGCTCGACGGCGGTGAACACCTGCTCGGGATCCAGCGCCAGCCCCGAGACCTGCGACTGCAGCTCGTGCGCGAGGACGTTGACCAGCAGCTCGGTGTCCGAGCTCGTGTTGGTGTGGCGTCGATCCACGTGGAAGAGCTCCTGCGCCAGCTCCCGCGTGTTGGTGAGGTTGCCGTTGTGCACCAGCACGATTCCGTAGGGCGCGTTCACGTAGAACGGCTGCGCCTCGTCCTCGTCGGCGGCACTGCCGCGGGTCGCGTACCGCACGTGGCCGAGGCCCATCGTGCCGAGCAGCGAGCGCATGTCACGCGTGCGGAACGCCTCGCGCACCTGGCCGCTGAGCTTCTTCACGTGGAAGGTGTTGCCCTCCGCCGTGGCGATGCCGGTGGAGTCCTGACCGCGGTGCTGCAGGAGCAGGAGGCTGTCGTAGACGAGTTGGTTGACGGGTTCGGACGATACGACGCCGACGATGCCGCACATGCTTCGGCTGACTCCTGAAGAGTAGAAGAGGTGGGGGAGCGGCCAGTCTCCCACACGGGAGCGACGCGCCCGGCCGCTACCCTGTACGCGTGACCACAAAGAGCTCGTATGCAGAGGCCGGCGTCGACACGGAGGCCGGCGATCTGGCGGTCCAGCTGATGAAGGAGGCCGTGTCCCGCACGCACGGCCCCGAGGTCATCGGCGGGTTCGGCGGATTCGCGGGCCTGTTCGACGCGAGCGCCCTCACCCGCTTCCGCCACCCGCTCCTCGCCACCTCCACGGACGGCGTCGGCACCAAGGTCGCCATCGCGCAGGCCATCGACAAGCACGACACCATCGGCCAGGACCTCGTGGGCATGGTCGTCGACGACATCGTCGTGGTCGGCGCGCGCCCCCTCTTCATGACCGACTACATCGCCTGCGGCAAGGTCGTGCCCGCGCGCATCGCCGACATCGTCGCCGGCATCGCCCGCGCCTGCTCCGACACCGGCACCGCCCTCGTCGGCGGCGAGACGGCCGAGCACCCGGGGCTCCTCGGCCCGGACGACTACGACGTGGCGGGCGCCGCGGTCGGTGCGGTCGAGGCCGACTCGGTGCTCGGATCCGAGCGGGTGCGCGACGGCGACGTGGTGCTGGCGCTCGCGTCGAGCGGCCTGCACAGCAACGGCTTCTCGCTCGTGCGCCACATCCTCGCCACCGCCGGCATCGGGTTCGGCGACACGTCGGCCGAGCTCGGCGGCGTGGTCGGCGAGGTCCTCCTCGAGCCGACGCGCCTCTACACGACGCCGCTGCTCGACGTGCTCGCGCAGCCGGAGCTCGGCCCGGCCGTCCACTCGATCAGCCACGTCACGGGCGGCGGCATCGCGGCGAACCTCGCGCGCGTCCTGCCCCGCGGGTCGTTCAGCGAGCTCGAGCGCTCCACGTGGTCGCCGCCCGCGGTCTTCCGCGCGCTCGCCGGCATCGCCGGCTCGACGCTCGAGAGCGCGGAGGGTACCTGGAACCTCGGCATCGGCATGATCGCGGTCGTGGATGCGGCCGCGGCCGACGGGATCGCGCGCGCGCTCACCGCCGCGGGCATCCCGACGTGGGAGGCCGGTCGCGTCACGATCGGCGACGCTCCCGCGGGCGCCGGATTCGAGCAGGGCGCCAAGGGCGTCGACGGCGGGGCCGTGCGCCTCACCGGCCGCTACCGCGACTGACCCGCGTCACGCCAGGCGCGACCGGCCGACGCTCGGTGCCGTGACCGCGTCGATGCGCGGCGTGCGGGCGCACAAGAGGAGACCCGCCTCACGAGGAGGCGGGTCAGATGCCCATCCGGCCGGGGCCGGCGACGGATCAGGCGCGCTTCTGCTCGTCGCCCGGGACGTAGGCGTCCGGCTCGTCCGCGTACTCGTCCCACTTCGCGGCCTCGGCCGCGTACTGCTCGTCGACCGCCCCGTGGGTGGTCAGCTCGCGCTCCAGCTGCGTGTAGTCCACATTGGGACTGAACGACTTCAGCTCTCGCGCGATCTTGGTGTGCTTAGCTTTTTGACGGCCGCGCCCCATGCGAGACCCCCTCACGACTCAGGCCCCGACGGGCGGTGACAACGCTGGAAACAGCGGACAGGGATTGGAGAAAACCTAGGGGCTACCCTAACATGTGGCCCTCGTCGTCCCGGGCGTGTCCTCCCCGTCCGGAGAGCGTGCACGGGCATCGTACGACCTCGTCCCGTGATCGCCCTGCGCCGGGGAGCGGGCGCTAGCCTGGTCGTCCCATGACCTCCCAGCCGGCAGAGACCCAGGTCGTGGTCATCGGTGCCGGACAGGCCGGGCTCTCCGTCGCGTACCACCTGCAGCGGCTCGGCCTCCGCATGGGCGCAGACGCCGTCGTCCTCGATCGCGGGCCCACGACCGGCGGCGCCTGGCAGCACCGGTGGGCGGCCCTCCGCCTGGGATCCGCGCACCGCGTGGCCGACCTCCCCGGCATGTCCGAGCTCGGCATCTCGTTCGCCACGGCCGATCGGCGCCTGCCCGCGCGCGACGTCGTGCGCGACCACTACGCCCGCTACGAGCAGCACTTCGACCTGCGGGTCGAACGCCCGGTGGAGGTGCGGGCGGTGCTCGACGCGGACGTGCCGCCGCCCGTCGCGTCGCGCCGCCGCGCCGCCCATCCCTCCGACTCCGCCCGCCCGCTCCTCGTGCGCGCCACGGACGGCGACCGCGTCGCGCGGTTCGTCGTCAACGCCACGGGCACGTGGGGCGCGCCGTTCATCCCCTCCTATCCGGGGCTCGCGGCGTTCCGCGGGCGGCAGCTGCACACGTCCGGCTACCGGGCGGCCGCCGACCTGCGGGGGCTCCGCGTGCTCGTCGTGGGCGGCGGCACATCCGCCATCGGCTTCCTCCTCGAGCTGGAGGGGGTGGCCGCGCGCACCATGTGGTCGACCCGGCGTCCCGTCGACTTCCTCGAGGCGGGCGAGCTCGACGTCGAGGCCGCGGTGCGCGCGGTGGACCTCCAGGACCGGGCCGCGCGGGCCGGGGAGGCTCTTCCGAGCATCGTCAGCGGCACGGGGGTGCCGCGCACGCGGCGCATCGTCGCGGGGATCCGTCGCGGTCTGCTCGACAGCCGGGGGCCCATCGCGCGCTTCGAGGAGGACGCAGTCGTCTGGGCGGACGGCGAGCGCGACCAGGTGGACGCCGTGATCTGGGCGACGGGCTTCCGGCCCGAGATCCGGCACCTGGCGCCGCTCGGCCTCCGGGAGAAGGAGGGCGGCGTGCGCGTCGAGTCCGGGGTCTCCGCACGGGATCCGCGGGTGTTCCTCGCGGGCTACGGACCGCAGGCGTCGACCATCGGCGCGAACCGCGCGGGTCGACGCGTGGCCAGGCAGGTAGTCGCGGCCCTCGGCTGAGCCCCGGCGTCGTCGCGCGGAGGGGATCCGCCGAAGAGGGGTCGTGGGGGCCGGCGCCGTCCGCGGGAACTCGCGGCGAGGCCCCCACGTCCGTCCGGATCCCACGGGTCGGTCCGGACGTGATCCGACCGGCACGAGGTGCGCCGACGCTGGGGCACCCCGCGATCCGGTCGACCTGCACGAGCTCTCGGGGGAAGAGTTCGTGCACCAACGAGTCTACAGCCGTGTCCTCCTTTTCGAGGACACGGGACGCGGCCGCCCGTCGGACGTCGCCTGGCGCGGGTCCGGCGCGCGGGGCCGGCGCGCGGGGCCGCGCGGACGCGCGGGACCTACGGCGTCCGGCGTCCGCTGGTGTGCTTGACGGGGGTGGTCGGCGGCGGGCCGGACCGGCGGACGGCGGGGCGCACCGGCTCGCCGCGGCGATCCTGCCCGGGCACCGGCCGGGACCGCCGGCCGTAGATGAGCTCCGACGAGTCGAGCAGCCACGGCACGAGCGCGAGCGTGACGCCGTGCACGAGGAGCAGCTTCTGGCGGATCCGCCTGGCCTTGTGGTTGTGCAGCAGCGTCTCCCACCAGTGGCCGACGATGTAGACGGGCGTGTAGACCGTGATGATCTCGCTGCCGTGCTCCGCGCGACGGGACTTCAGGTACTTGATGAGCGGGAAGCTGATGTCGCGGTACGGCGAGGCGACGATGCGCAGCGGCATCTCGATCTCCATCTCGACCCACTGCCGCTCGAGGAGCTTCGTCGCCTCGTCGTCCACGGAGACGTGCACCGCCTCGATGCTGTCGTGGTTCGCCGCGATGGCGTAGTCGAGGGCCTTGAGGACGGGCTTCTGCATCCGGCCGACGAGCACGACCGCGTGGTCGCCCGTGGAGCCGAAGACGGTGACGGGGTCGACCTCGATCTCCTTCTCCACGTCGCGGTAGTAGCGGTTCACCCCGAGCATGAGGAGGAACAGCACCGGCATGATCGCGAAGACCAACCAGGCGCCGTGCGTGAACTTGGTGATGGTGACGACGATGAGGACGAGCGCGGTGAGCAGCGCGCCGAACGCGTTGATGGCGAGCCCGCGGATCACCTCGCCGCGGTTCGCGCAGCCCTCGCGGAGCATGCGGGTCCAGTGCACGACCATGCCGGTCTGCCCGAGGGTGAACGACACGAAGACGCCGATGATGTAGAGCTGGATGAGCTGCGTGAGGTTGGCCTGGTAGACGACGAGGATGAGCGTCGCGCCGAGCGCCAGGAGCAGCATGCCGTTGCTGTAGACGAGGCGGTCGCCCCGCGTGAGCAGCGACTTGGGCGCGTATGCGTCCTTCGCGAGCACGGAGCCGAGCAGCGGGAACCCGTTGAACGCGGTGTTGGCCGCGAGGAGGAGGACCGCGGCGGTGGTCGCCTGCAGCAGGTAGAACATCACGCTGCCGTTCCCGAAGGTGGCCCCCGCGACCTGCGCCATGAGGCTCTTCTGCGGCTCGGTGGCGCAGCCGGCCCAGCCGATGAGGTCGCACGGCTTCTCGCCGTAGTGCACCTGCGCGATGAGCGCGAGGGTCGTGAGGCCGACGAACAGCACGATGGCGGTGCCGCCCATGATGACGAGGGTGGCCTGCGCGTTCTTGACCTTGGGCGTGCGGAACGCGGGCACGCCGTTGGAGATGGCCTCGACGCCCGTGAGCGCGGAGCAGCCGCTCGAGAACGCCCGCAGCAGCAGGAGGATGAAGGCGACCTGCGACAGGCTCGGCGTCTCGACCGTGTACGCGGCGGACTCCGCGACGGGCGGGTCGCCGAGGGCCGTGCGGACGAGGCCGACGACGATCATGAGGCCGACGCTCGCGATGAAGAGGTAGGTGGGCACCGCGAAGGCCTTGCTCGACTCGCGCACGCCGCGGAGGTTCACGGCCGCGAGGACCGCCACGAAGAAGACCGCGATCTCCACGCGGAACGGGGCGATCTCCGGGATCGCGCTGATGATGTTGTCGACGCCCGAGGCCACCGACACCGCCACCGTGAGGATGTAGTCGACGAGGAGCGCGGACGCGACGACGAGGCCGGCCTTCTCGCCGAGGTTCTTGTGGGCGACCTCGTAGTCGCCGCCGCCGGACGGGTACGCCTTGATGAGCTGGCGGTAGCTGAGCACCACGACGACCAGCAGGATCACGACGCAGGCCGCGACCCACGGCGCGAAGCTCAGGAAGGCGAGGCCGCCGAGCGTGAGGATGAGGAGCAGCTCCTGCGGCGCGTAGGCGACCGAGCTGAGCGGGTCGCTCGCGAAGATGGGGAGCGCGAGGTGCTTGGGGAGCAGCTGGCCCTCGAGCTTGTCGCTGGCGAGCTTCTCGCCGATGAGCAGCCGCTTGGCGGGACTGCTCTCGGGAGCCTGGGGGTCCGGAGTCACGAGCGGCAACGATACCCCGCGACGCGCCCGGGACGCGACGGCGCTGGGCGCGGCCCGTGACCCCGCTGGATCCCCGTCGCCCCGCGGACTACCCGACCGTCGCGACCGGGCCTGTGGGGAGGGTGCCGGCGGGGTCGTCCGGGGCAGCGCCGCGCGTGCGGCGGCGCGGTGCGCGGGCGGGGACGGGGAGGTCGAAGAGGGGGAGCGTGCGCTGGACGACGGGGCCGATCAGCAGCGCGAACGCGAGCGTCCCGAGCCCCACGTTCCCGCCGAGCGCCCAGCCGATCGCGAGCACGACCAGCTCGATGCCGACGCGGACGCGCCACACCGGCCAGCCCGTGCGGCGGTGGATCCCGGTCATGAGGCCGTCGCGCGGGCCCGGGCCGAAGTGCGCGCCGATGTAGAGGCCCGTCGCGACGCCCAGGAGCACCAGGCCGGCGGCGAAGAGGGGGACGCGGATCCAGAGGCTGTCGACCGCGGGGATGACGGCCAGCCCGACCTGCGCGCTGTAGCCGACGAAGAGCACGTTGAGCACGGTGCCCCAGCCGGGACGCTGGCGGATGGGGATCCAGAGCAGCAGCACGAGCGCGCCGATGATGTTGGTGACGACGCCGAACGGCAGGCCGGTCTGGATGGCGAGGCCCTGGCCGAGGACGTCCCACGGGGAGACGCCGATGGCTGCCTGGAGCATCATCCCGATGGCGAAGCCGTAGAGGAAGATGCCGATGGCGAACTGGACTGAGCGACGGAGCATGTGGGAGATCCAATCGCGCCGGGGGTTGCGGGACAAGATGCCAATCGACAGGCTGTGGCCTCATGACCCTCGCTGGATCCGCTCCCTCCGCCGTGCTCGGCCCGACCGCCCTCACGGCGCTGCTGGGGGAGTGGGCGAGACCCGGGAGCCCGGCGTACCAGGCGCTCGCCGACGGGATCCGGCACCTCGTGCTCGACGGGCGCGTGCCCGTGGGGGCGCGGCTGCCCGCCGAGCGGGAGCTCGCCGTCGCGCTCGGGCTGAGCCGCACCACGGTCGCGGCGGCCTACGCGGCGCTGCGGGGGACCGGCCACCTCGCGAGCCGCCGCGGCTCGGGCAGCGTGACGCGGATCCCCCGGAGCGCGCCCCACGCGGAGGGCGGCGGCCGCGAGGTCGCGGACATGAGCCGCGCGGCCGTGCCCGCGGCGCCCGCGCTCGCCGAGGCCGCGATGCGCGCCGCCGCCCGGCTGCCCGCGCACCTCGAGGGCCACGGCTACGACGTCGACGGGCTGCCGGAGCTGCGCGAGGCCATCGCGGCCCGCTACCGCGCGCGCGGCCTGCCGACCGAGGCCGACGACGTCATGGTGACGGTCGGCGCGCAGCACGCGATCGGCCTCCTCGCCTCCGTCCTCGTGCACCGCGGCGACCGCGCGCTCGTCGAGCAGCCGAGCTACCCGCACGCGATCCAGGCGCTGCGCGACGCCGGCGCGCGGCTCGTCGGGGCGGGCGTCGGCGCCGGCGGCTGGGACGAGGACGTGCTCGAGCAGACGATCCGCCGCACCCGGCCCGCGCTCGCCTACCTCATGCCCGACTTCCACAACCCGACGGGCCGGACGATGCCCGAGGACCAGCGGGCGCGGATCGTGGCGCTCGCCGAGGCGCACGGCGTCACCGTGATCGCCGACGAGACGACGGCCGAGCTCGCCATCGACAGGGCGACCGCGCATCCGCCGCTCGCCGTGCACGGGTCGCCCGGCGCGGTCGTGCTCGTCGGGTCGGTCGGCAAGACGGTGTGGGGCGGGCTCCGCGTCGGGTGGATCCGCGCCGGCCGTCCGCTCCTCCGAGACCTGGCTCGGGCGCGCTCGGCCCGCGACCTCGGCACGCCCGTGCTCGAGCAGCTGGTCGTGGCCGAGGTGCTGGGCGGGATGGACGGGATCCTCGCCGAGCGCGGCGCGCGCCTGCGCGAGACGCGCGACCACGTCGAGGCGGAGCTCGCGCGGCGGTTCCCCGGGTGGGAGGTCCCGCACGTCGACGGCGGGCTCGCGGTGTGGGTCGGGATCGGCGCCCCCGTGAGCACCGAGCTCGCGCTGGCCGCCCGGTCGCGCGGGCTGGCGATCACGGGCGGGAGCCGGTTCGGGCACGACGGCGCGTTCGAGCGGTT
This genomic interval from Clavibacter michiganensis contains the following:
- a CDS encoding sterol carrier family protein, which gives rise to MAKARIHPTVGQPAVRAALAKGADADRETRATAVRFLLQSLADLAPGGTVEVRVPPFGAVQCIEGPGHTRGTPPNVIETDPATWIALATGGTTWDAGVEAGAVRASGLRADLRGLLPVPWELPADR
- the purF gene encoding amidophosphoribosyltransferase translates to MCGIVGVVSSEPVNQLVYDSLLLLQHRGQDSTGIATAEGNTFHVKKLSGQVREAFRTRDMRSLLGTMGLGHVRYATRGSAADEDEAQPFYVNAPYGIVLVHNGNLTNTRELAQELFHVDRRHTNTSSDTELLVNVLAHELQSQVSGLALDPEQVFTAVERVHERVQGSYASIAMIAGHGMLAFRDPFGIRPLTLGRRELEGGRMEWVVASESLVMESLGYEIVRDVAPGEAVFITMDGEMHARQCHPAPRLIPCAFEFVYLARPDSVMSGIGVYDARLRMGNRLAATIAEHSPAGDIDVVMPIPDSSRPSAMQVAQTLGIEYREGFYKNRYVGRTFIMPGQAQRKKSVRQKLNAMSSEFQGKNILIVDDSIVRGTTSREIVTMARQAGANKVTFTSAAPPVRYPHVYGINMPSRQELIAHGRKIPEIATELGADHLIYQEVADMRDAILEGSTGVEDLEMSCFTGEYITGNVTPEYLSWLERTQLS
- a CDS encoding YczE/YyaS/YitT family protein, with amino-acid sequence MLRRSVQFAIGIFLYGFAIGMMLQAAIGVSPWDVLGQGLAIQTGLPFGVVTNIIGALVLLLWIPIRQRPGWGTVLNVLFVGYSAQVGLAVIPAVDSLWIRVPLFAAGLVLLGVATGLYIGAHFGPGPRDGLMTGIHRRTGWPVWRVRVGIELVVLAIGWALGGNVGLGTLAFALLIGPVVQRTLPLFDLPVPARAPRRRTRGAAPDDPAGTLPTGPVATVG
- the purM gene encoding phosphoribosylformylglycinamidine cyclo-ligase, producing the protein MTTKSSYAEAGVDTEAGDLAVQLMKEAVSRTHGPEVIGGFGGFAGLFDASALTRFRHPLLATSTDGVGTKVAIAQAIDKHDTIGQDLVGMVVDDIVVVGARPLFMTDYIACGKVVPARIADIVAGIARACSDTGTALVGGETAEHPGLLGPDDYDVAGAAVGAVEADSVLGSERVRDGDVVLALASSGLHSNGFSLVRHILATAGIGFGDTSAELGGVVGEVLLEPTRLYTTPLLDVLAQPELGPAVHSISHVTGGGIAANLARVLPRGSFSELERSTWSPPAVFRALAGIAGSTLESAEGTWNLGIGMIAVVDAAAADGIARALTAAGIPTWEAGRVTIGDAPAGAGFEQGAKGVDGGAVRLTGRYRD
- a CDS encoding APC family permease, which produces MTPDPQAPESSPAKRLLIGEKLASDKLEGQLLPKHLALPIFASDPLSSVAYAPQELLLILTLGGLAFLSFAPWVAACVVILLVVVVLSYRQLIKAYPSGGGDYEVAHKNLGEKAGLVVASALLVDYILTVAVSVASGVDNIISAIPEIAPFRVEIAVFFVAVLAAVNLRGVRESSKAFAVPTYLFIASVGLMIVVGLVRTALGDPPVAESAAYTVETPSLSQVAFILLLLRAFSSGCSALTGVEAISNGVPAFRTPKVKNAQATLVIMGGTAIVLFVGLTTLALIAQVHYGEKPCDLIGWAGCATEPQKSLMAQVAGATFGNGSVMFYLLQATTAAVLLLAANTAFNGFPLLGSVLAKDAYAPKSLLTRGDRLVYSNGMLLLALGATLILVVYQANLTQLIQLYIIGVFVSFTLGQTGMVVHWTRMLREGCANRGEVIRGLAINAFGALLTALVLIVVTITKFTHGAWLVFAIMPVLFLLMLGVNRYYRDVEKEIEVDPVTVFGSTGDHAVVLVGRMQKPVLKALDYAIAANHDSIEAVHVSVDDEATKLLERQWVEMEIEMPLRIVASPYRDISFPLIKYLKSRRAEHGSEIITVYTPVYIVGHWWETLLHNHKARRIRQKLLLVHGVTLALVPWLLDSSELIYGRRSRPVPGQDRRGEPVRPAVRRSGPPPTTPVKHTSGRRTP
- a CDS encoding DUF3073 domain-containing protein, whose translation is MGRGRQKAKHTKIARELKSFSPNVDYTQLERELTTHGAVDEQYAAEAAKWDEYADEPDAYVPGDEQKRA
- a CDS encoding FAD-dependent oxidoreductase, with the protein product MTSQPAETQVVVIGAGQAGLSVAYHLQRLGLRMGADAVVLDRGPTTGGAWQHRWAALRLGSAHRVADLPGMSELGISFATADRRLPARDVVRDHYARYEQHFDLRVERPVEVRAVLDADVPPPVASRRRAAHPSDSARPLLVRATDGDRVARFVVNATGTWGAPFIPSYPGLAAFRGRQLHTSGYRAAADLRGLRVLVVGGGTSAIGFLLELEGVAARTMWSTRRPVDFLEAGELDVEAAVRAVDLQDRAARAGEALPSIVSGTGVPRTRRIVAGIRRGLLDSRGPIARFEEDAVVWADGERDQVDAVIWATGFRPEIRHLAPLGLREKEGGVRVESGVSARDPRVFLAGYGPQASTIGANRAGRRVARQVVAALG
- a CDS encoding PLP-dependent aminotransferase family protein → MTLAGSAPSAVLGPTALTALLGEWARPGSPAYQALADGIRHLVLDGRVPVGARLPAERELAVALGLSRTTVAAAYAALRGTGHLASRRGSGSVTRIPRSAPHAEGGGREVADMSRAAVPAAPALAEAAMRAAARLPAHLEGHGYDVDGLPELREAIAARYRARGLPTEADDVMVTVGAQHAIGLLASVLVHRGDRALVEQPSYPHAIQALRDAGARLVGAGVGAGGWDEDVLEQTIRRTRPALAYLMPDFHNPTGRTMPEDQRARIVALAEAHGVTVIADETTAELAIDRATAHPPLAVHGSPGAVVLVGSVGKTVWGGLRVGWIRAGRPLLRDLARARSARDLGTPVLEQLVVAEVLGGMDGILAERGARLRETRDHVEAELARRFPGWEVPHVDGGLAVWVGIGAPVSTELALAARSRGLAITGGSRFGHDGAFERFLRIPITATPAATDRALDILEDAWRGIAPEGGRPDVGRAHDVVDRSVLV